A section of the Pediococcus inopinatus genome encodes:
- a CDS encoding cytosine permease, which produces METKDRYAVDIVPFEDRHMSYWDMFATWIGANANNGTWFVGGIIAACGFWGGIHALIIASSISYIFLSLVGYMGYKTGASTMAVSRASFGIRGSVVPSVVNVTQFVGWTAVNTFIAATSMSYILHSLLGWPVYGQPGGAKGLIFGILVMSILHLISISAGQRSIQIIERIGIILVIIFVIWESIVVFRDVSFSQIANWKVPTHQKMPFGSAIDTLAAFNLAWVTAGADFTRFTNKKNTAVTAPFLGADIGVFWFAFIGLVATISIAVTSGVYDANNSDPSTIANRLGLGSIAMIVIVLTSMTANAVNLQAAGSAVNNIFPKLSLKKSLWIVTILATLVTFIPVFVGRFLDTFTAFLDYVGMVLGPIVSIMCVDFYLVRRRHYQATELSRKGGRYWYRGGIHWLAFCLWVVGVLVYLLLQHVAWIRNYTGATFITMILVGIAYYVVMKIKCHILLSHSN; this is translated from the coding sequence ACTTGGATTGGTGCTAACGCAAACAATGGAACGTGGTTTGTAGGTGGAATTATTGCTGCCTGTGGTTTCTGGGGTGGTATTCATGCTTTAATTATTGCTTCAAGTATTTCGTACATATTTTTATCACTTGTAGGCTACATGGGATATAAAACAGGCGCTTCAACGATGGCTGTTTCCCGTGCTTCTTTTGGAATTCGGGGGAGTGTTGTTCCTTCAGTTGTTAACGTGACTCAATTCGTGGGTTGGACAGCTGTTAACACTTTTATCGCTGCTACTTCCATGTCATATATTTTACATTCATTATTAGGTTGGCCAGTTTATGGACAACCCGGTGGCGCTAAAGGATTGATTTTTGGTATCTTAGTTATGAGTATTTTACACTTAATAAGTATTTCTGCCGGACAACGGTCGATTCAAATCATTGAGCGAATAGGGATAATTCTCGTTATCATATTCGTTATATGGGAATCGATCGTTGTTTTTCGTGATGTATCGTTTTCTCAAATTGCGAATTGGAAGGTGCCAACTCATCAAAAAATGCCTTTTGGCAGTGCAATCGATACACTTGCCGCATTTAATCTAGCTTGGGTTACGGCCGGCGCGGATTTTACCCGGTTTACTAATAAGAAGAACACTGCAGTTACTGCTCCGTTTCTTGGGGCTGACATAGGTGTGTTCTGGTTTGCCTTTATTGGTTTGGTTGCCACAATTAGTATTGCAGTAACTTCTGGAGTTTACGATGCCAACAATTCTGATCCAAGTACAATTGCGAATCGGTTGGGACTAGGATCAATTGCCATGATTGTCATTGTGTTAACCAGTATGACTGCCAATGCGGTTAATTTACAAGCAGCTGGGTCAGCCGTTAATAATATTTTTCCAAAACTAAGTCTTAAAAAATCGCTGTGGATTGTCACAATTCTTGCCACTTTAGTTACTTTTATTCCGGTCTTTGTCGGAAGGTTCTTGGATACATTTACGGCATTTTTGGATTACGTTGGCATGGTACTTGGCCCGATCGTCAGTATTATGTGTGTGGATTTCTACTTGGTTCGAAGACGACACTATCAGGCAACAGAGTTATCTCGCAAAGGTGGTCGGTATTGGTATCGAGGCGGTATTCATTGGCTGGCCTTTTGCTTGTGGGTCGTGGGTGTGCTAGTTTATTTGCTGCTTCAACATGTAGCTTGGATTCGAAATTATACCGGTGCAACATTCATTACAATGATTTTGGTAGGAATTGCGTATTACGTCGTTATGAAGATTAAATGCCATATATTACTTAGTCATTCAAATTAA
- the codA gene encoding cytosine deaminase: protein MLIKNVYIENNANKQDVRIEDGKFAEIDAHLAPRENEKIIEADGKLLLPPFVDSHVHLDATLTAGDPEWNQSGTLFDGIRIWSERKKKLTREDVKTRAKATIRKQIENGIQVVRSHVDTTDPTMTALEALLEVKAEMKDEVEIQLVAFPQEGVLSYPQGKELLETAVKEGADVIGGIPHYEFTRDYGVQSLKYITDLAEKYDRLIDVHCDEIDDPNSRNLEVLATLAYETGLSDRVTASHTTAMGSYNNAYCYKLFRLLKLANINMVSNPLVNIHLGGRFDTYPKRRGITRIKELNEAGINVSFGEDDIKDPWYPMGNGNMMDAVHMGIHAEQLMGYQSIMDSYNFVTNNAAKTLHISDHYGIEVGKPANCIIMNNNNFYNALNEHSEVLYSIRQGKVLVETKPKDAIIPLWLSDEII from the coding sequence ATGTTAATTAAAAATGTTTATATTGAAAATAATGCGAATAAACAGGACGTAAGGATTGAGGATGGTAAGTTTGCAGAAATTGACGCACACTTAGCTCCACGAGAAAATGAAAAGATCATCGAAGCTGATGGAAAATTATTATTACCCCCATTTGTTGATTCTCATGTTCATTTGGATGCAACGTTAACTGCTGGAGATCCGGAGTGGAATCAAAGTGGCACGCTGTTTGATGGCATTCGAATTTGGTCAGAACGGAAGAAAAAATTAACGCGCGAAGATGTTAAAACCCGAGCAAAAGCCACGATTCGGAAACAAATTGAAAATGGTATTCAAGTAGTTCGAAGTCATGTGGATACGACAGATCCTACAATGACGGCTTTGGAAGCTTTGTTAGAAGTTAAAGCGGAAATGAAAGATGAAGTGGAAATTCAGTTGGTCGCTTTCCCACAGGAAGGGGTATTATCTTATCCTCAGGGTAAGGAGCTATTGGAAACAGCCGTTAAAGAGGGTGCAGATGTGATTGGCGGAATTCCCCACTACGAATTTACACGTGATTACGGCGTCCAATCCTTAAAATATATTACAGACCTGGCCGAAAAATATGATCGTTTGATCGATGTGCATTGTGATGAAATTGACGATCCCAACTCACGTAACTTAGAGGTACTTGCAACTTTAGCCTATGAGACTGGGTTGTCTGATCGCGTCACAGCCAGTCACACCACTGCGATGGGCTCATATAATAATGCATACTGCTACAAACTGTTTCGTTTATTGAAACTCGCCAACATTAACATGGTTTCAAATCCACTTGTGAACATTCATTTAGGTGGTCGTTTTGATACGTATCCGAAGCGGCGCGGGATTACCCGTATTAAAGAATTGAATGAAGCAGGGATTAATGTATCGTTTGGAGAAGATGATATTAAGGATCCTTGGTACCCAATGGGAAACGGTAATATGATGGATGCCGTGCATATGGGGATTCATGCTGAGCAACTCATGGGTTACCAAAGTATCATGGATTCATATAATTTTGTAACGAACAATGCCGCAAAGACTCTGCATATAAGTGATCATTATGGAATTGAAGTCGGGAAACCTGCTAATTGCATTATTATGAATAACAATAATTTTTATAATGCCTTAAATGAGCATTCGGAAGTCTTATATTCGATTCGCCAAGGGAAAGTATTAGTTGAAACTAAACCTAAAGATGCAATAATCCCTTTATGGTTGTCAGATGAAATAATATAA
- a CDS encoding helix-turn-helix domain-containing protein, translating into MPRSKYTAAEKLAILTEFKQSNLSLGNFAKHNKVATQTVKDWQVKYQSGGTEELSEAHHNKHYSKELKREAISDFLNGEGKYREIAIKYGLRSTTQILNWVSRYNRDKQITASPFRKQVPIMSRKTNFKERIEVVEYVTRHKHSYAEAAEHFAVSYQQARSWVLKTKQAGYEALIDNRGHHKQLSELTDLEKANLRIRQLESELKDKELMEAFIKKFQEIQRRE; encoded by the coding sequence ATGCCTAGATCTAAATATACAGCGGCTGAAAAATTAGCGATATTGACGGAATTTAAACAGTCAAACTTATCTTTAGGTAACTTTGCCAAACACAATAAGGTTGCAACCCAAACTGTGAAAGATTGGCAAGTAAAGTATCAAAGTGGCGGGACCGAAGAGCTTTCCGAAGCCCATCATAACAAGCATTACTCTAAGGAGTTAAAACGGGAAGCCATTAGTGATTTTTTGAATGGTGAAGGCAAGTATCGTGAAATAGCTATAAAGTATGGATTACGATCAACGACTCAGATACTCAATTGGGTTTCCAGGTATAATAGGGATAAACAAATAACGGCCTCGCCGTTTAGAAAGCAGGTCCCTATTATGAGTCGTAAAACCAACTTTAAGGAACGTATTGAGGTTGTCGAATATGTGACAAGACACAAACATAGTTATGCTGAAGCAGCCGAACATTTCGCTGTTTCTTATCAGCAAGCACGCTCATGGGTACTTAAAACAAAACAAGCTGGCTATGAAGCTCTGATTGATAATCGTGGACATCATAAACAACTAAGTGAACTAACTGATTTAGAAAAAGCTAATTTGCGAATCCGACAACTAGAATCAGAGTTGAAAGATAAAGAACTTATGGAAGCCTTCATAAAAAAATTTCAAGAAATTCAGCGCAGGGAGTGA
- a CDS encoding ISL3 family transposase: MCYDLITKQNRKEEKQMSLTNSILSLFEMTDPNITVTGVTKKRCPNGQRIHVVHANLSYQLVKCPHCGHKSLIKNGTHVSHLRLGTLSGGRYEMQLRRQRYQCQHCLKTCGAKTNLVRRNETFTHNVKHQVIVLARDMLTSKEIAKICGISPSSVQRILNANIHLAYRVKQLPPNLCFDEFRSCNHLMSFNCCDAVSHRRIVTLEDRLSKDIIDYFEARYSVQERAKVQTITIDMNAEYASFIHRLFPNAVTIIDRFHIIQLAGRALDNVRTRIIRTFQDKHSRIYRILKSQWRLFHLAEEKINDTKLIYLRGINEYMTQQNAIDLALDEFPEFKTVYQTYQGILTAIHQKNATGFKNLITNYQVAGNQMDVTISTFVKNGSAVLNSCRYPYSNGPIEGLNRKIKVLKRSCFGFRNIHNFFIRISLIHE, encoded by the coding sequence GAAAAACAGATGTCCCTAACTAATTCTATCTTAAGCTTGTTTGAAATGACAGACCCAAATATAACCGTAACTGGTGTTACCAAGAAACGTTGCCCGAATGGACAACGAATTCATGTCGTTCACGCCAACCTTTCTTATCAGCTTGTGAAATGTCCCCATTGTGGCCATAAAAGTCTAATTAAAAACGGTACCCACGTTAGTCATCTAAGGTTGGGAACCTTATCAGGCGGACGTTATGAAATGCAGCTAAGAAGACAAAGATATCAATGCCAACATTGTTTAAAAACCTGTGGAGCTAAAACTAACCTCGTTAGACGTAATGAAACTTTTACCCACAATGTTAAACATCAGGTCATTGTGCTAGCTCGTGACATGCTGACCAGTAAAGAAATCGCTAAAATTTGTGGCATTTCACCAAGTAGTGTGCAACGTATTTTAAATGCAAATATTCACTTGGCTTACCGTGTTAAGCAACTTCCACCAAATCTTTGTTTCGATGAATTTCGTTCCTGTAATCATCTAATGTCCTTTAACTGTTGCGATGCCGTTAGTCATCGCCGCATTGTGACCCTCGAAGATCGTCTCAGTAAGGATATCATTGATTACTTTGAAGCTCGTTATTCAGTTCAAGAACGTGCGAAAGTTCAAACAATTACTATTGATATGAACGCCGAATATGCCAGCTTTATTCATCGTTTATTCCCGAACGCTGTCACGATTATTGACCGTTTCCACATTATTCAGCTTGCTGGTCGTGCACTAGACAATGTACGTACACGCATTATCCGTACTTTTCAAGATAAGCATTCACGCATTTACCGCATCCTTAAATCTCAATGGCGTTTATTTCATTTGGCAGAAGAGAAAATCAATGACACTAAGCTTATCTATTTACGAGGCATTAACGAGTATATGACCCAACAGAACGCCATCGACCTTGCCTTAGATGAATTTCCAGAATTCAAAACTGTGTATCAAACTTATCAAGGCATTCTAACTGCTATCCACCAAAAGAATGCCACGGGATTTAAAAATTTGATTACCAACTACCAAGTAGCTGGTAATCAAATGGACGTCACCATTTCAACCTTCGTTAAGAACGGCTCAGCAGTGCTCAACAGTTGTCGTTATCCGTATTCTAACGGTCCTATTGAAGGACTTAATCGCAAAATCAAGGTATTAAAGCGTAGCTGTTTTGGTTTTCGAAATATTCATAACTTCTTCATTCGTATCAGTTTAATTCATGAGTAA